Genomic window (Fusarium oxysporum f. sp. lycopersici 4287 chromosome 11, whole genome shotgun sequence):
ATACAAGAATGGCTGATCTCAACAAAGTGAAAAGTTTGAAGTTAGATCAGAATACTTGTCAAATTCTTGGACCTAGAATGTTTTATCTGGATTATAGCTAGTTTACGAGCACATATAAATTGACATTTGAATATTGGAGCAatactttttcttcttcttcttctggaatGCTAAATCATAAATGTGAtaagaagcacaagaaagAATGACTAACTAGTCAACAATGCCCTGAGGCAAAACTGAAACATAATCCAACGCAGCTGTTTCCTTGCCATCAGCCTTTCCAATGATCACGAGCTTATCACCTGGTTGGATCTTGACACCTTCAAAGGTGATACGAGTGGCAGAGTGACCGTCAAGGAACTCACTTGGCCAATGACCAAGTCGCTCTTCATTGTCTCCAACCCACTTGCCGATCAGTCGCTTGTTGAGGTATACAGACCAAGTGGACTTGCCACCAACGATATCATAGTAGTTGACAGCAAGGTTATATGTGCCCTTGGGGGACTTGAGAGTGGTGCTGGCTGTTCCAGTGCTGTTTGTATAGATAGCGACATACTTGGAAGCAGTCTCAGTAGGGGTGACATTGACAGGCTTATAGCCATCGAGCtccatcttctcagcctcgatTCTGTAAGGATGATTGCGAACACGGTTCTGTTTGTCAGGAATGCCAGACAGGTTGCGGTAGAATTCGTTGATAGCGTCTCTCCAAACGATCGAGTGGCCAGCCTGGTACTTTAGTCTAAACAGATCGTGGTCTAGTCTGTCGTCATCGATCTTGCCCTTCAGCGACGCCCAGGTCTTGTGGAAAGTCTGAGCTATAGCGGCACCCTTGTAATGAGCATCGTAGAAGTGCTGAATCACAGTCTTACCCGAGTGGAGCTTGAAAGTGTAGGGGACATGGTGGAACCAGAGCATGAGGTCATCGGGGGTCGTTTCGGTGCTCTCGAACCGCTTGGCAACTTCAGAGGGATACTGGCCAGCGTTTCCAGTTCCGTTCTTGACTGTACGATCCATACCAATGTGATCGCGGGTTGCCCTGGTCCATTGTCCCCAGCCGTTGTTGTCCTGCGAAGCTGGGTTGGGTCCGTAATGGGCGTAGAGAATATCGGTCAAGGTCTGAATGCCCAGGTTGCCGGAATAGTTCTCATAGGCCGGCCAAGAAGCCATAGACATATCAGTAATGGCTTTTCGGACCTTGTTGTCGAGTCCGAAGGTCAGACGCGTCCAGTCCTCGTTAATTTCCTGGGAATCCGTCGTGGGGTCCCAAGCGAGACGTCCAAATGCGTACAGGTTTGACATCGACAGATGACTTCCAAGCCACGTCTTGTCCAAACCAACATTTGTGACACCAGCATATCCTCCTAGGCGTCGCTTGAATACTTTTCCGGATACGATATCGCGGACTTGGGACTTTTTGCCGTCGATTCGCATGTCGAAATCCAGGATCGTCTTCCACAGCGGAGGCAGATAGACCAGATGACATTGCTGTCCTAAGTACTCTTGACTGATCTGCAGTTCAATAGCACTATTGGTCTTTCTAAGATGTGAAAACAAAGGCGAGACTGGCTCCCGTATCTGAAAGTCAATGGGGCCGTATTTGATCTGAACGACTACGTTGTCGTCAAACTTTCCGTCCAGCtccttgaagaactcgacAGCGGCGTTGGCGCGGTCAGCCTTCCAGTCATTCCAGTCAAGCTTGTCATAAACAAAAGCTCTGAACATAACGACACCGCCGTGGGGCTCAAGAGCTTTGGCAAACATGTTGGCGCCATCAGCCAAAGTGCGGTTATACGTGATAGGTCCGGGCTGGCCCTCCGAGTTCGCTTTGACCAAATAGCCAGCCATGTCAGGAATACCATCATAAAGACCATCAGTCAATTCATGCCACCACTTGATAACCTTCTCGTCAAGAGGATCAAAGGTGTCCAGGCCTCCGAGCAACTGGGGTGATGCAAAGTTGAGAGAGAGACCGACTTGAACACCCCAGGGACGAAGCAGGTCGGCAATCTCGATAAGACCCTTGCGGTTCTCAGAATTAAAGAGTCTCACGTCAGCGTTGacattgttgatgacgaCAGCGTTGATACCGATGGAGGCGAGAAGACGCCCGAAGAGAGGAACTCGTGAGAGATCCTTTCGCACGTTTTTGACGCCGTCAAAAAAGATAGAAGGACCGCCATAGCCTCTCTCGATGGAGCCATGGGTTG
Coding sequences:
- a CDS encoding alpha-glucuronidase, which codes for MWLSTLLFALFTCVIAEDGIDGWLRYARLPSSASINAKSFPRKIHIIGGSKRSPLGSAASELQKGFSGILNIDLKTETNSKSCDFSQSIVVTTEENLKKSCKGKLSHPKLEADGYWLSTSGNSVTIIGQNERGALYGAFEYLSMLGQGNFKKVEYASNPSAPIRWANQWDNLNASSTHGSIERGYGGPSIFFDGVKNVRKDLSRVPLFGRLLASIGINAVVINNVNADVRLFNSENRKGLIEIADLLRPWGVQVGLSLNFASPQLLGGLDTFDPLDEKVIKWWHELTDGLYDGIPDMAGYLVKANSEGQPGPITYNRTLADGANMFAKALEPHGGVVMFRAFVYDKLDWNDWKADRANAAVEFFKELDGKFDDNVVVQIKYGPIDFQIREPVSPLFSHLRKTNSAIELQISQEYLGQQCHLVYLPPLWKTILDFDMRIDGKKSQVRDIVSGKVFKRRLGGYAGVTNVGLDKTWLGSHLSMSNLYAFGRLAWDPTTDSQEINEDWTRLTFGLDNKVRKAITDMSMASWPAYENYSGNLGIQTLTDILYAHYGPNPASQDNNGWGQWTRATRDHIGMDRTVKNGTGNAGQYPSEVAKRFESTETTPDDLMLWFHHVPYTFKLHSGKTVIQHFYDAHYKGAAIAQTFHKTWASLKGKIDDDRLDHDLFRLKYQAGHSIVWRDAINEFYRNLSGIPDKQNRVRNHPYRIEAEKMELDGYKPVNVTPTETASKYVAIYTNSTGTASTTLKSPKGTYNLAVNYYDIVGGKSTWSVYLNKRLIGKWVGDNEERLGHWPSEFLDGHSATRITFEGVKIQPGDKLVIIGKADGKETAALDYVSVLPQGIVD